Proteins encoded by one window of Simiduia curdlanivorans:
- a CDS encoding Lrp/AsnC family transcriptional regulator: MKFSESERRILRALQQNGRTSNVELAQKVGLSESPCFRRVKQLEDTGVISSYAAIVDQRKLGLDVTAFVQVTLDQRSEPDTEAFLRAVELEDNIMECYATSGDYDFLLRVVAKNIDDFADISMRRILKFPGVKNIVSTFSLQTVKLSHVLPT, translated from the coding sequence ATGAAATTCAGTGAAAGCGAAAGGCGTATTCTCAGGGCTTTACAGCAGAATGGTCGCACCAGCAATGTCGAGTTGGCACAAAAGGTCGGCCTATCAGAATCCCCCTGTTTTCGTCGCGTTAAACAACTCGAAGATACCGGCGTCATATCTAGCTACGCCGCCATTGTCGACCAACGCAAGCTAGGCCTAGACGTGACGGCCTTCGTGCAGGTTACGCTCGATCAGCGCTCTGAACCCGACACTGAGGCGTTCCTCAGGGCGGTGGAGTTAGAAGACAATATCATGGAGTGCTATGCCACCAGTGGTGATTACGACTTCCTGCTGCGCGTTGTGGCAAAAAATATCGACGACTTCGCCGATATCAGTATGCGTAGAATCTTAAAGTTCCCAGGCGTTAAAAATATTGTCTCCACCTTTAGCCTACAAACGGTGAAGCTCTCGCACGTGCTCCCCACCTAG
- a CDS encoding GspH/FimT family pseudopilin gives MIKQSGFTLIELMITLVILAVVIGLAAPSFNSQAQRARTDSAAEELRSALLFARSEAVKRAQRVSVCVANAAATACDAAGSWENGWIVFVDTAATDAAATPVVGNVLKQKAGLPSGLDVAAAAGADSRYFIRYAASGMLARLSNLPVDVTFVPSACVDSNARQLTVQLSGTAAISSMVCP, from the coding sequence GTGATAAAACAGTCTGGTTTTACATTGATAGAGTTAATGATCACGTTGGTGATTTTAGCTGTTGTGATCGGTCTCGCTGCGCCATCTTTTAATAGTCAAGCTCAGCGTGCGAGAACGGACAGTGCGGCAGAGGAATTAAGGTCTGCTTTATTATTTGCACGCTCTGAAGCGGTGAAGCGTGCTCAGCGTGTATCTGTCTGCGTCGCTAACGCGGCGGCTACCGCATGCGACGCCGCAGGATCTTGGGAGAATGGTTGGATTGTGTTTGTTGATACCGCCGCCACTGATGCCGCCGCGACCCCTGTTGTTGGTAATGTATTGAAGCAGAAGGCGGGGCTTCCAAGTGGTCTTGATGTAGCGGCAGCGGCGGGGGCGGATAGTCGTTATTTTATACGCTATGCGGCCAGCGGAATGCTGGCTCGCTTGTCAAACCTTCCTGTTGACGTGACGTTTGTGCCTTCAGCTTGCGTTGATTCTAATGCGCGTCAGCTCACGGTTCAGCTGAGTGGTACAGCGGCAATATCTAGTATGGTGTGTCCATAA
- the pilV gene encoding type IV pilus modification protein PilV — MIQRMHVSARHQKGATLIEILITVLILAVGLLGVAALQTQSLSFNRDAYHRSQASVLAYDIIDRMRLNRQNILQYNIGVADADPSAGSLPGDDVIAWRALLASALPQGIGGINCDANDFCTIAVQWYEISESETVTFSYVTRL, encoded by the coding sequence ATGATACAAAGAATGCATGTGAGCGCTCGTCATCAGAAGGGTGCAACGTTAATTGAAATTCTCATCACTGTGCTCATTCTGGCGGTTGGTTTGCTGGGTGTTGCTGCGCTTCAGACGCAATCGTTAAGTTTTAATCGCGACGCTTATCATCGCTCGCAAGCCAGTGTGCTGGCTTACGATATCATTGATCGAATGCGCTTGAATCGACAAAACATTTTGCAATATAACATTGGCGTTGCAGATGCTGATCCATCGGCAGGTAGTTTACCTGGAGACGATGTCATTGCTTGGCGTGCCTTGTTAGCGTCAGCGCTACCGCAAGGCATCGGCGGGATAAATTGTGATGCCAATGATTTTTGTACGATAGCTGTGCAGTGGTATGAAATTAGCGAGAGTGAAACAGTGACTTTCTCCTATGTGACCAGGTTGTAA
- a CDS encoding HD-GYP domain-containing protein — MPTQHQPLKNSTKLTIDELRLGMFVSELDCDWLVTPFLLQGFEIEKLEQIEILRAHCKHVWVTTKTIPASPANPLLTLSEAAPKKASTPTQAISISAEQEHRQARGIYTASKLATHTILTSAASGPPLKIPDADATVHHCVQSILRNPDALLWMSKIRNKDEYTAEHCLNVCILAIAFGRHLGLAEQELYKVGTAGLLHDVGKMRVAPSVLNKPSQLTPKEFKAMSAHVVHGRNLLQQTPDIAKEVIDAAHSHHERIDGTGYPRKLKGEDISYLSKIISIVDTYDAITSHRCYATARPTTEALKILYEQRGKQFDTELTLAFIKFIGLYPPGTIVELVNGRLGLVLATNEQTKHLPKIICVTDSQKEACKHEFIDLSLISRGELTEDHLIKQLHVDGSFGIHLHAFKAKGLSFAIG; from the coding sequence GTGCCCACACAACATCAACCCCTGAAAAACAGCACCAAATTAACCATAGATGAACTACGGCTCGGCATGTTTGTGTCTGAGCTTGACTGTGACTGGCTGGTCACACCCTTCTTGCTGCAGGGCTTTGAAATTGAGAAACTCGAGCAAATCGAGATTTTACGCGCCCACTGCAAGCACGTCTGGGTAACCACCAAGACCATTCCGGCAAGCCCGGCCAACCCTCTTCTCACCCTTTCCGAGGCAGCGCCGAAAAAAGCATCGACGCCCACGCAAGCTATCTCTATCAGCGCCGAGCAAGAGCATCGCCAAGCCCGTGGCATTTACACTGCCAGCAAGCTCGCAACCCACACGATATTAACCAGCGCCGCCTCAGGGCCACCGCTTAAGATTCCCGACGCAGACGCCACCGTTCATCACTGTGTGCAAAGTATTCTTCGCAACCCAGATGCACTGCTGTGGATGTCGAAAATCCGAAATAAAGACGAATATACGGCGGAGCACTGTCTAAATGTCTGTATTTTAGCCATTGCCTTTGGCCGCCACCTCGGTCTCGCCGAACAAGAGCTCTACAAAGTGGGCACCGCCGGCCTCTTACACGATGTTGGCAAAATGCGTGTCGCGCCGAGCGTGTTGAACAAACCCAGCCAGCTCACACCCAAAGAGTTTAAGGCCATGTCTGCACACGTTGTGCACGGTCGTAACTTGCTTCAACAGACCCCCGACATTGCCAAAGAAGTGATTGACGCAGCGCATTCCCATCACGAGCGTATCGATGGCACCGGCTACCCACGCAAACTTAAAGGCGAAGACATTTCCTATTTATCCAAGATTATTTCCATCGTAGATACCTACGACGCCATCACCAGCCACCGCTGCTACGCGACTGCCAGGCCAACCACCGAGGCACTAAAGATTCTTTATGAACAGCGCGGTAAGCAATTCGATACCGAACTCACCTTAGCCTTTATTAAATTTATTGGCCTCTACCCACCGGGTACAATTGTCGAGCTGGTCAATGGCCGACTCGGTTTAGTGCTGGCAACCAATGAGCAAACCAAACACCTGCCCAAGATAATTTGTGTAACCGATAGCCAAAAAGAAGCCTGTAAACACGAGTTTATCGATCTGTCGCTCATCAGCCGTGGCGAATTGACTGAAGACCATCTCATAAAACAACTGCACGTAGACGGTAGTTTTGGTATTCACCTGCATGCGTTTAAGGCCAAGGGGCTCAGTTTCGCTATAGGTTAA
- a CDS encoding PilW family protein, whose translation MMMRKNSGLTLVEILIAMALGITLIAGVVQIFVSNKRVFSSQQALSGIQETGRFAVELMSSDIRMAGYFGCMSRVSQLTNTLNNANGFNFDFTNAVAGADVDNDGGGAVPAGYPAALTGTDVLVLRLSTGDASAVVAVNDADSIFIDTYAVSTCAVGTGVNGLCTGDLVVVSDCSKARVFQASSFVTAGSTTSVFHASAGTPGNAIPAWGAGIDPAEVFDVGAQLMKVSTVAYYVAAGASGRPALFQAIDGVAFELFEGVENFQVSYGVDTNNDSVPDNYQNANAIAAANWQNVRSVRIALLVSSIEDNVVDEVQPFTFNGVLTTPADRRLRLVFNNTIGIRSRTP comes from the coding sequence ATGATGATGCGAAAAAATTCTGGTTTAACGTTAGTTGAGATTTTAATTGCAATGGCATTGGGCATTACGTTGATTGCCGGTGTGGTTCAAATCTTCGTGTCTAATAAACGCGTTTTTAGCAGTCAGCAAGCCTTGTCTGGCATTCAGGAAACGGGTCGGTTTGCTGTAGAGCTAATGAGCAGCGATATTCGTATGGCGGGCTATTTTGGCTGTATGAGTCGAGTCTCTCAGCTCACCAACACGCTAAATAATGCCAACGGTTTTAATTTTGATTTTACCAACGCCGTCGCTGGCGCCGATGTGGATAACGATGGCGGGGGCGCCGTGCCAGCTGGCTACCCTGCGGCTTTGACGGGAACCGATGTGTTGGTGCTTCGCTTGTCTACCGGTGATGCTTCAGCGGTTGTTGCGGTCAATGACGCCGACTCTATTTTTATCGACACTTATGCCGTCAGTACCTGCGCTGTAGGTACCGGTGTGAACGGCCTGTGTACTGGTGATCTCGTCGTCGTTTCAGATTGCTCCAAGGCTCGTGTATTTCAGGCGTCTAGCTTTGTTACTGCGGGTTCAACCACCTCTGTCTTTCATGCGAGTGCAGGCACGCCAGGTAATGCCATACCGGCATGGGGCGCTGGCATTGATCCCGCTGAAGTCTTTGATGTGGGCGCACAGTTAATGAAAGTTAGTACGGTTGCCTATTATGTCGCCGCAGGTGCTTCGGGCAGGCCAGCATTGTTTCAAGCAATTGATGGCGTAGCGTTTGAGCTCTTTGAAGGCGTGGAAAACTTTCAGGTGAGTTATGGCGTGGACACTAACAATGATTCCGTACCCGACAATTATCAAAATGCGAATGCAATAGCGGCAGCCAATTGGCAAAACGTACGCAGTGTGCGCATCGCATTACTGGTAAGTAGCATTGAAGATAATGTAGTGGATGAGGTTCAGCCTTTTACCTTTAATGGGGTGTTAACAACCCCTGCTGATCGTCGGCTTAGATTGGTATTTAATAATACCATCGGCATACGTAGCAGAACCCCATAA
- a CDS encoding pilus assembly protein yields the protein MPSLLMNFSKKVRTLTFVATRGLACFMAMATTQAVQAVDLAQIPLFLSQPVVPIVMLNMSNDHQLYFKAYDDYSDLDGDGFIETTYTHTNSYYGYFDSNKCYEYNSGVFEPRNMVDASGYCNAAGVSNQWQGNFLNWATMTRVDAVRKILYGGMRSTDSTTETILERSFLPQDAHAFAKHYAGSDVARLTPFTTVTTGNPTSTGNGLTICNSTEPASRNQKSQTVTDAPRMSVVKGNYSLWASNERWQCRWGHGTNDNNSALSGIFAHTSSPTKSSTNGVDRDLTVRVKVCDAAFPEENCRAYASGALKPAGLLQEYGEEGRIHFGLLTGSYGKNKSGGVLRKNVGSMADEINVATGQFLAAPSGGSIVATLNAMRIYGYDFNGGTYHESGTNDDNCSWGLSGFTNGRCSNWGNPQAEIYAESLSYLAGGSANFATNDSTRLTGLTTATWADPLSADNYCAPLSIIQFNASTISYDGDEGTTLIPTATANSWTNAIGVAEGLVGETAFVGNSGAVNNSLCTAKVLGNLSDVRGTCPDSPRLDGSYLMAGLAYFARTNDLRAGNSAGNQGTQKVFTYGVALAPAVPQVRLTVPGGNNVVSILPACRNSSIPNGGGNCALVDFKVVAQVETATTKSGRLYVNWEDSEQGGDFDQDMWGIIDYQLTASTLTVTTDVIADSTPNKMGFGYVISGTESDGFKVRSGIDNFTFSYLEGGVSTGCTNCTTANPAVTSTYIVGTSSGVNIPPPLYYASKWGGFKDNPDGSPRTTPVINAEPETYFYAQNPAELAEDLGEVLSSVAAGVGAASSVATSSTRLGTDTTLFQAKFSSLDWSGTLSALALNADGEVTGTRWVSEVDAPLPAPASRNIFTYTGSNGVQFNWGNLTTAQQAILNDADSRGAERVDWVRGTSVIGMRDRPARILGDIVNSNPVFAGKRDYRFDRLSAALGGTSYAAFVTAKQSRADVLYVSANDGMLHAFRASDGRELFSYIPSKVYPQLLKMSQPNYGSASNPHEYSVNGQVVVGDVYVGGSWKTILVGAYGAGARGIFALDVSNPESFSASDVLFEFDETDDPLIGNILGELTIAPVNDRWTVIFGNGYNGAGERAALFVVDLADPTNSLYTKSIVVDNSGSNGLAPPALLASGNGNILYAYAGDLQGRVWKFSLSGPASSWAMDYRLFSAVDGNGQVQAITASPVLGLKSISTGQAGVMVYVGTGRYLLSSDNAVGTTVNSMYALADYGATIPDRSSLFAKTIATETATSRSISGDDNSWYTSTPVKSGWYLDLQTPSVAAVSGERIFSKAQLVYDRLIFSTFISAQEACGFGGSGWLMEVAGVGDRYVDHSVFVDGGMKLDSAVMSLSPILTLGDKAWTNLNKITGELETLEGSLPSDSVGRMSWRQLQ from the coding sequence ATGCCTAGTTTATTGATGAATTTTTCAAAGAAGGTGCGTACCCTAACGTTTGTTGCTACGCGTGGGTTAGCGTGTTTTATGGCCATGGCCACTACGCAGGCTGTGCAAGCGGTGGATCTGGCGCAGATCCCCTTATTTTTATCTCAGCCCGTTGTGCCCATTGTGATGTTGAACATGTCCAATGATCATCAGCTGTATTTTAAAGCCTATGATGATTATTCAGATCTGGATGGCGATGGATTTATCGAAACAACCTATACCCACACTAACAGTTACTACGGATATTTTGATTCAAACAAATGCTATGAGTACAACTCAGGTGTTTTTGAGCCGCGCAATATGGTGGATGCAAGTGGTTACTGTAATGCCGCTGGCGTTTCAAATCAGTGGCAGGGTAATTTTTTAAACTGGGCCACCATGACTCGTGTTGATGCGGTGAGAAAAATTCTATACGGCGGCATGCGCTCTACGGACAGTACTACTGAAACAATATTAGAGCGTAGTTTTTTACCCCAGGATGCCCACGCCTTTGCAAAGCATTATGCTGGGTCCGATGTTGCTCGATTAACGCCGTTCACCACCGTAACCACAGGTAATCCAACCTCTACGGGTAATGGTTTAACTATTTGTAATTCCACCGAACCTGCTAGCCGAAACCAAAAATCACAAACGGTGACCGATGCACCGCGTATGAGTGTAGTCAAGGGCAATTATAGCCTCTGGGCTAGTAATGAGCGCTGGCAGTGTCGGTGGGGGCATGGAACAAATGATAATAATAGCGCTTTAAGTGGTATTTTTGCTCATACTAGCTCGCCAACTAAAAGTAGTACGAATGGAGTTGATCGGGATTTAACTGTCCGGGTTAAGGTTTGCGATGCCGCGTTTCCTGAAGAAAACTGTCGTGCCTACGCTTCTGGTGCGCTAAAGCCGGCTGGCTTACTTCAGGAGTATGGCGAAGAAGGGCGTATCCATTTCGGGTTATTAACCGGCAGTTATGGCAAGAATAAGTCCGGTGGTGTATTGCGAAAAAATGTTGGCTCCATGGCCGATGAAATTAACGTCGCAACAGGTCAATTCTTGGCTGCACCATCAGGTGGAAGTATCGTTGCCACGCTCAATGCCATGCGTATATATGGTTATGACTTTAACGGTGGAACTTACCATGAAAGCGGTACAAACGACGATAATTGTAGTTGGGGTTTAAGTGGTTTTACGAATGGTAGGTGTTCGAATTGGGGTAACCCCCAGGCGGAAATATATGCTGAGTCCTTGAGCTATTTGGCGGGCGGTTCGGCTAACTTTGCGACTAATGACTCCACCAGATTAACCGGTTTAACTACCGCTACTTGGGCTGACCCCCTGAGTGCCGATAACTATTGCGCACCACTTAGTATTATCCAGTTTAATGCCTCCACCATTTCCTACGATGGTGACGAAGGTACAACCCTAATCCCGACAGCCACCGCGAATTCATGGACCAATGCCATTGGTGTTGCGGAAGGTTTGGTTGGTGAGACGGCCTTTGTTGGAAATTCAGGTGCAGTCAACAACAGCCTGTGTACGGCAAAGGTGCTCGGTAATTTATCTGACGTTCGCGGTACCTGTCCAGATTCGCCAAGGCTTGATGGTAGCTATTTGATGGCGGGCCTCGCTTATTTTGCGCGGACAAATGACTTGCGCGCGGGCAACAGTGCGGGTAATCAAGGCACCCAGAAAGTATTTACCTACGGAGTGGCTTTGGCGCCCGCAGTCCCTCAGGTTCGTTTAACTGTACCTGGTGGTAACAATGTAGTGTCAATACTTCCTGCTTGTCGTAATTCATCTATACCAAACGGGGGCGGTAACTGTGCGTTGGTCGATTTTAAGGTGGTGGCTCAAGTAGAAACCGCTACCACTAAGTCTGGCAGGCTCTACGTGAATTGGGAGGATAGCGAGCAAGGCGGTGATTTCGACCAAGATATGTGGGGCATCATCGATTATCAGTTAACCGCCTCTACGCTGACCGTTACAACCGATGTGATTGCCGATTCTACGCCGAATAAAATGGGCTTTGGCTATGTTATTAGCGGTACTGAAAGTGATGGCTTTAAGGTGCGCTCGGGGATTGATAACTTTACTTTTTCGTACTTGGAAGGTGGGGTTAGTACGGGTTGTACGAACTGTACGACCGCAAACCCAGCGGTGACATCGACCTACATTGTTGGAACCTCAAGTGGCGTCAACATCCCGCCACCACTGTATTACGCTTCGAAATGGGGTGGTTTTAAAGACAACCCTGATGGTTCGCCGAGAACAACGCCGGTTATCAATGCCGAACCAGAGACTTACTTCTATGCACAGAACCCTGCCGAGCTAGCAGAAGATTTGGGTGAGGTACTGAGTTCCGTGGCAGCGGGTGTAGGTGCTGCTTCTTCGGTTGCCACCAGCTCTACGCGCTTGGGTACCGACACCACCTTGTTCCAAGCAAAATTCAGTAGCCTAGATTGGAGTGGTACCTTGTCTGCCCTGGCATTGAATGCCGACGGCGAGGTTACCGGTACCCGTTGGGTATCTGAGGTGGATGCACCGCTACCAGCGCCGGCTTCACGCAATATCTTCACTTACACGGGCAGCAATGGCGTTCAGTTTAACTGGGGTAATTTAACCACAGCCCAGCAGGCGATCTTAAATGACGCCGATAGCCGTGGCGCTGAGCGGGTTGATTGGGTGCGAGGCACCTCGGTTATCGGTATGCGCGATAGGCCGGCCCGTATTTTGGGCGATATCGTTAACAGTAACCCAGTTTTTGCGGGCAAAAGAGATTATCGCTTCGACCGTTTATCGGCGGCGCTCGGTGGCACTAGCTATGCCGCGTTCGTGACCGCCAAGCAAAGCCGAGCCGATGTACTTTATGTGAGTGCGAATGACGGCATGTTGCATGCCTTCCGCGCTAGCGATGGCCGTGAATTATTTAGTTATATTCCGTCCAAGGTTTACCCGCAGCTATTAAAGATGAGCCAGCCGAATTATGGCTCTGCATCTAACCCCCATGAGTATTCGGTGAACGGCCAGGTTGTGGTGGGCGATGTTTATGTGGGCGGTAGCTGGAAAACCATTTTGGTGGGTGCCTATGGTGCCGGCGCCAGAGGTATATTCGCGCTAGACGTTTCTAACCCAGAGAGTTTTAGCGCATCGGATGTGTTGTTTGAGTTTGATGAAACTGACGATCCACTCATCGGAAATATTCTGGGGGAGCTAACCATTGCGCCGGTGAATGACCGTTGGACGGTTATCTTTGGCAATGGCTATAACGGTGCGGGCGAAAGAGCGGCCTTGTTTGTAGTTGATTTAGCTGACCCAACTAATTCGCTTTATACCAAATCGATTGTTGTTGATAACAGCGGTAGCAACGGCCTAGCGCCGCCAGCACTGCTGGCAAGTGGCAATGGCAATATTCTGTATGCCTATGCGGGCGATTTGCAGGGTCGAGTGTGGAAATTTAGTTTATCGGGGCCAGCGAGCAGCTGGGCGATGGACTATAGGTTGTTTAGTGCAGTGGATGGCAATGGCCAAGTGCAAGCTATTACGGCGTCACCGGTGCTGGGCTTAAAATCTATCAGTACGGGTCAAGCCGGCGTTATGGTGTATGTGGGCACTGGAAGGTATTTGCTCAGCAGCGACAATGCCGTAGGCACAACAGTCAATAGCATGTATGCATTGGCAGATTATGGCGCGACTATTCCCGACCGCAGTTCATTGTTCGCAAAAACCATTGCGACGGAAACAGCGACTAGTAGGTCTATTTCTGGTGATGACAATAGTTGGTATACCTCTACTCCAGTAAAGTCTGGCTGGTATTTAGACTTGCAAACGCCAAGCGTAGCCGCTGTATCGGGTGAACGTATATTCAGTAAGGCACAACTCGTTTATGACCGCCTGATTTTCTCTACTTTTATCTCTGCTCAAGAAGCCTGCGGCTTTGGTGGCAGTGGTTGGCTGATGGAAGTGGCCGGTGTCGGTGACCGATACGTTGATCATAGTGTGTTTGTTGATGGCGGTATGAAATTGGATTCTGCCGTGATGAGTTTGTCACCTATCTTAACGCTGGGTGATAAAGCTTGGACGAATCTGAATAAAATTACGGGCGAGCTTGAGACATTAGAGGGAAGCCTTCCTTCTGATAGCGTAGGGCGTATGTCATGGCGTCAACTTCAATAA
- a CDS encoding pilus assembly PilX family protein, translating into MTGKNESGVVMVIGLVLLLLMTILGLAAVRGSGMQELMAGNYRDRQLAFQAAEAGLRQAEDQLSGQVLPAFDGSTAGYVQAFNDGARAQYWNTYNWATGSPTPTTSMANISAQPRFAVEEVGVVEASESGGAIDYASTLNSELNILYRVTSRAQGMTDGAVVLLQSTYKR; encoded by the coding sequence ATGACGGGAAAAAATGAAAGCGGCGTCGTGATGGTGATCGGGTTAGTGCTGCTGTTGTTAATGACTATTCTAGGCCTTGCCGCCGTGCGCGGTAGTGGTATGCAAGAATTGATGGCGGGTAATTACAGAGATAGGCAGTTGGCGTTCCAAGCTGCCGAGGCTGGCCTTAGGCAGGCGGAAGATCAATTGTCTGGCCAAGTGTTGCCCGCTTTTGATGGCTCAACGGCCGGCTACGTGCAAGCATTCAATGACGGCGCAAGGGCTCAGTACTGGAATACCTATAACTGGGCAACAGGGTCGCCTACGCCAACAACATCTATGGCGAATATTTCGGCTCAGCCGCGCTTTGCCGTGGAAGAGGTTGGTGTGGTTGAGGCGAGCGAAAGCGGCGGTGCGATTGATTATGCCAGCACCTTGAATAGCGAGTTAAATATTTTGTATCGAGTGACTAGTCGTGCCCAAGGCATGACCGATGGCGCTGTGGTTTTATTGCAATCAACTTACAAGCGGTAG
- a CDS encoding type IV pilin protein → MASTSINWDAKMRQAAGFTLIELMMVVAIVGILAAVAIPSYNDSVRKSNRTDGYVVLEETAQRLQRCFTAYGAYNNAACTVYGLVSGGAVLNSEHSYYTVAISGESATAYTLTATAVAGGQQADTGCTALVLTSAGARTPAACWRR, encoded by the coding sequence ATGGCGTCAACTTCAATAAATTGGGATGCAAAGATGAGGCAAGCGGCGGGTTTTACATTAATCGAGCTAATGATGGTGGTTGCTATTGTGGGTATTCTCGCGGCAGTGGCGATACCCTCTTATAACGACAGTGTACGAAAATCAAACCGCACCGATGGGTATGTGGTGTTAGAGGAAACCGCGCAGCGCCTACAGCGTTGCTTCACCGCTTACGGTGCCTATAACAATGCAGCCTGTACTGTGTATGGTCTGGTTTCTGGCGGCGCGGTTTTGAATTCAGAGCATAGCTATTACACGGTCGCCATTTCCGGTGAGTCGGCAACAGCTTATACCTTGACGGCCACCGCGGTGGCCGGTGGCCAGCAGGCTGATACAGGTTGTACCGCACTTGTGCTCACGAGTGCAGGCGCGCGTACGCCAGCGGCGTGTTGGCGGCGATAG
- a CDS encoding DNA-J related domain-containing protein: protein MTWLFNPYLAEISSYVESVSASGSFTLTELDLLNHLRRTEHVPAEVMSSHELYCVHFLMRNALYQLAQADDTGLWRFSPLGVEWISRESIALDSAVSTDVESVSLSEYYLDMDNIDMSESAVDDLLSSFWRGYQQYGQGRCADTVAALAVLELPSVQSLTALKAQYRRLVMENHPDRGGSKEKMQALTAAFSVLKRGLK from the coding sequence ATGACTTGGTTGTTTAATCCATACCTGGCAGAAATTTCAAGCTATGTCGAATCAGTAAGTGCTTCGGGATCGTTTACGCTAACGGAGCTTGACTTACTTAACCATCTGCGTCGAACCGAGCATGTACCAGCCGAGGTTATGTCTTCGCACGAACTCTACTGTGTTCATTTTCTTATGCGCAATGCGCTCTATCAGTTGGCACAAGCCGACGATACTGGCCTATGGCGATTCTCGCCGCTGGGCGTTGAGTGGATTAGCAGGGAATCTATTGCTCTTGATAGCGCTGTAAGCACCGATGTGGAATCTGTGAGCTTGTCTGAATATTATCTTGATATGGATAATATAGACATGAGCGAGAGTGCGGTGGATGACCTGTTAAGTAGTTTTTGGCGTGGCTATCAGCAATACGGACAGGGTAGGTGTGCAGATACAGTGGCGGCTTTGGCGGTTTTGGAGTTGCCTTCGGTTCAAAGCCTGACGGCGTTGAAAGCTCAATATCGGCGGTTGGTAATGGAAAATCACCCCGATAGGGGTGGTTCAAAGGAAAAAATGCAAGCGTTAACGGCGGCCTTTAGTGTGCTAAAACGCGGTCTAAAATAG
- a CDS encoding pyrimidine/purine nucleoside phosphorylase gives MFKVNSYFDGKVTSIAFQTATLPATTGVMAIGEYEFGTSQREYMTVVSGSMDIKMPGSDTWQHMAEGETFIVEANLKFGVKITVETAYLCKYE, from the coding sequence ATGTTTAAAGTTAATAGCTATTTTGACGGCAAGGTTACATCCATAGCCTTTCAAACCGCCACCCTACCGGCAACCACTGGCGTGATGGCCATTGGCGAATATGAGTTTGGCACCAGCCAACGGGAATACATGACCGTGGTCAGCGGCTCTATGGATATAAAAATGCCCGGCAGCGACACCTGGCAGCACATGGCCGAAGGTGAAACCTTCATTGTTGAAGCCAATTTGAAATTTGGTGTCAAAATCACCGTTGAAACCGCTTATTTGTGCAAATACGAGTAA